A region of Paenibacillus thiaminolyticus DNA encodes the following proteins:
- a CDS encoding acyl-CoA dehydrogenase family protein, whose product MNAHTCSSADQVVEEARQFAAREVRPLAGEIDASGELPRSLIAKMGERGYLAASWPEEYGGLGLDPVAYGLLTEQIGKACSNTRALLTVQTSLLGETMLRFGTEAQKQLWLPQMARAEKLGAFALSEPLVGSDAKSVQTTYRKEGARYILNGSKKWISFAAIADFFVVIAADAAGHITSFIVEREREGVRVIPMGGMLGNRAVHIAEIQFDEVEVPADNVLGNVGGGFTYVVSTALDHGRYSIAWAGAAIAAEALEAMVTYARSRSQFGEKLHHFQLVKGMIGDAVTKVHAARSLCLSAGELRRNGAEDAIHQTTIAKYFTSKIAVEVTNDTVQIHGGNGCRSDYPAERLFREAKVLEIIEGTSQIQQQVIAQYGLRKYAVKKQGAGQAGREA is encoded by the coding sequence ATGAATGCTCATACATGCTCGTCTGCCGATCAAGTCGTAGAGGAGGCCAGACAGTTCGCTGCCCGGGAGGTTCGGCCGCTAGCCGGAGAGATTGACGCCAGCGGGGAACTCCCCCGCAGCCTGATTGCCAAGATGGGCGAGCGCGGGTATTTGGCGGCCAGTTGGCCGGAGGAGTACGGCGGCTTGGGGCTGGATCCGGTGGCATATGGACTGCTGACGGAGCAGATCGGCAAAGCGTGCAGCAACACGAGGGCGCTGCTGACCGTGCAAACCTCGCTGCTGGGAGAGACGATGCTGAGGTTCGGCACCGAGGCGCAGAAGCAGCTCTGGCTGCCGCAGATGGCGCGGGCGGAGAAGCTGGGGGCGTTTGCCCTGTCCGAGCCGCTTGTGGGCTCGGATGCCAAAAGCGTACAGACGACTTACCGGAAAGAGGGCGCGCGGTACATATTAAACGGCAGCAAGAAATGGATATCGTTTGCGGCCATCGCCGATTTTTTTGTCGTCATCGCCGCAGATGCGGCCGGACACATCACGTCATTCATCGTCGAGCGCGAGCGCGAGGGGGTGCGCGTCATCCCGATGGGCGGCATGCTTGGCAACCGCGCGGTCCATATCGCCGAGATTCAGTTCGATGAAGTGGAGGTTCCGGCTGACAACGTGCTCGGCAACGTTGGAGGAGGCTTTACCTATGTCGTCTCCACGGCTCTTGATCATGGCCGCTACAGCATTGCATGGGCAGGGGCGGCCATCGCGGCGGAAGCGCTGGAGGCGATGGTGACGTATGCGCGGTCGCGGTCGCAATTCGGCGAGAAGCTGCACCATTTCCAGTTGGTCAAGGGGATGATAGGGGATGCGGTCACCAAGGTTCATGCCGCACGATCGCTCTGTCTCAGCGCGGGGGAACTGCGCCGTAACGGGGCGGAGGACGCAATCCACCAGACGACGATCGCCAAGTATTTTACATCGAAAATTGCGGTGGAAGTGACGAACGACACCGTGCAAATTCATGGCGGCAACGGTTGCCGCAGCGATTACCCGGCAGAACGGTTGTTCCGCGAAGCCAAGGTGCTTGAAATTATCGAGGGCACGAGCCAGATTCAACAACAGGTCATTGCCCAATACGGCCTGCGGAAGTACGCGGTGAAGAAGCAGGGGGCAGGTCAAGCGGGAAGGGAGGCGTGA
- a CDS encoding hybrid non-ribosomal peptide synthetase/type I polyketide synthase has translation MQEPQKLDKSNVEDILALTPMQSGMLLQYLKDPDTTQYVELIELGISGDIDTSLFEQSWSCVVQANEALRTLFRWEEVNQPVQIVLKQHRPVIRYENYSELDEEARARQIAARIAADRQEKFKLDQVPFRLTLCKQTGRNHTLLISFHHILLDGWSTGILLKEWLGAYRMLAQGMKPELRRKPPFKQFVALLQQQDKKKQASYWSRYLHELEAKPIPVSRGGASPEKASIAVHTEKRSGTYVADLHRFARTAQVTQAALFYTAWGILLQHYTNSDDVLFGVTVSGRNTSISGMEDMAGLFINTLPLRLKAGPEHGLPDLLADVNRSIQAHEEHAGTSLTDIKGYGGMRTEGVPFDSLLVVENYPLDKAVTSAEGPLAIASHHIEEETEFDLTVRITAAEELEMTFAYNEQAHRSDTVAKLACHYLYIIEQIIQTSTQVTAYHETRLQDIGILTAEEREQIRHFNLTTASYPREKTIHELFEEQVRLAPEGTAVTDEQRSCTYRELNEQANRIARALRADGVERGQVVGLMANRSIDMIAGIFGILKAGGVYLPLDSAHPAERIAYMLQDGKVGTVLASAGLEPLVPEQTKVWVLNEALLGCGEATDMPSVNGPEHPAYVMYTSGSTGTPKGVAVGHRNVVRLVRNTNYVQVEAGDCMLQAGAIGFDALTFEVFGALLNGGSLHIADKHTLLDSSRLDAFLRSRNISVALLTPALFNQLAQQRPQMFAGLRHLIVGGDVLSPKHIEAVRQACPGLAMWNAYGPTENTVISTCFRIDREYAEHIPIGPPISNSTAYIVDRHDNLLPIGVPGELLVGGDGVALGYLNQPELTSEKFVPDPYCPGGVMYRTGDMACWQEDGSLEYMGRIDQQVKIRGHRIEIGEIETMLLRHPSVQEAAVTALQRGGHTELCAYVVASGQAPVSELRDYLAATLPDYMIPSHVVPLEHIPLTPNGKLDRKALPAPAERVRSARDAALPRTELERLIAEAWQAVLELESVSIHDKYFEVGGNSINLIQLQSKLQRQLKREVPIVTLFQYPTVHELAAHLAGEADGTRGRASEQAAASREDEPHSQAAAGSARPGNEGSRDIAVIGMAGRFPGARSIAEFWSNLQQGQESISFFTDDELAEYGFDRDLLQRPEFVKAKGVLDEMDHFDPAFFGYTPDQAAIMDPQVRLLHECAWHALEDAGCDPERYGGSIGLFAGVTNNFHWLSQLSERLHGNLSDMFEVDSLNDTYTVSTRISHKLNLRGPAISLQTACSTSLVAVHVACQSILSGDCDLALAGGASIVLPHKSGYLYQEGMVKSPDGHCRSFDAQAKGTIGGDGVGFVALKPLEAAKKDGDRIYAVIKGSAINNDGSRKVGYTAPSVEGQMDVIKRALAAAQVPSDSITYVEAHGSGTPLGDPIEIEALTKAFQTDRTGFCRIGSVKTNIGHLDAAAGVAGLMKTALALHHKRIPQSLHFETPNPNIDFANSPFVVNTALAEWRNDAGPLRAGVSSFGIGGTNAHVILEEAPTREAGGDGRSSQLLALSARTPAALDAMTANLGAYLDERRELCLADVAYTLQSGRRHFKYRRILSCDTIGEAIEALTPVEGRNSFDERKVVTFAADDGGSPVVFMFSGQGSQYVNMGADLYRDEPVFRAEMDRCFRLYRDIAGRDMKEILYPSGDAEAAALQLNQTKHIQPVMFMFEYALARLVMAWGVKPEAMIGYSFGEFTAACLADVMSLEDAMRLIILRGELMQQVPAGAMLSVPLPEQEVRLRLDGSLSLAVVNGPSCIVSGTEEEIAAFEHRMKAEKIMCMRLPVATAGHSSLLHAVKEPFAAAMRQVRLRPPALPYVSTTTGTWITAEEAADPDYWIRHLTDTVRFADGMALLVQEPRRLFVEIGPGHDLTLLARRHLGSGREQQALNLVRPAQRGGSDSALLVNRIGRLWLHGQSIDWQAFHGEVRAIISLPSYPFARERYWPQASGGALAAPGTARSKGRPASGQMGKQTDMSDWFYVPTWKKSPTAASRKGDAAASWKEDTAGNWLVFADGAGLAADLVKHLSERGAQVVTVRAGERFEQEGTMQYTVHPRNERHYAKLFSELQADGRLPNRMLHAWGVSAPSRSDQQWIRTAQDLGFYSVLYTAKALKQQQAREEMRMWVVTDSMHAIAGEPVLYPEKATVLGPCRVIPQELPHIQCRSIDIVLPEAGSWQRDRLVGRLLDEFGAAGTELAVAYRDNARWVLDYEPFTISEPEAQTQGPRQGGVYLITGGLGYIGHTLGGYLARSVQAKLALTSRSLFPPRAEWDTWLSVHGKEDAVSVQIGKLRQLEAQGAEVLVLSADAADQGQMETVIRQAEAAFGPLNGVIHAAGMTGDAAFRMLEETDELLCEQHFRAKMYGLLVLEQVLAGKELDFCLLASSLSPMLGGLGFSAYAAANHFMDAFVHDRNRRQRIPWTSVNWDGWQLEADQTIRGQAGASISELLIAPAEGVELLRRLLSVRDMSQIVISTGDLGARIDKWVRREGQQEEPEAFRHGEGSYYSRPALSGEYVAPATETERKLCGMWEQFFRIDRIGVQDDFFELGGDSLKAITVVSAIHKELSVEIGLPVFFNMPTIQQLSAYIDGAERSAYHDIESAEAKDYYELSSAQKRLYLIQQMEQGHTGYNEIVAGVLEGRLDRTRLEAALRRLVERHESLRTSFELVNGKPMQKINEAVAIELEYEDYSAAVTPLDSLDGEEKMDDRIRAAVATFVRSFDLTRAPLMRAGLIKLGEERHVLMVDLHHIVSDGLSQDIFVNDFLALYAGRELPELPLQYKDFSEWQNRMMDTDEMKRQGAFWLERLKDAPRLSLRTDYPRPDTRSFAGSLVPFELDAERTQGLKSLCLKEDVTLFMALLAIFNLLLAKVCGQDDIVVGTPVVGRKQQALQLIVGKFVNMLPLRNRLQEEMSFRNLLQAVRSTTLDAFAHQDFQFEEMVQQAGRERELGRNPIFDVVFALQNMQNPEMSIPGLILKPFPFIHDASHFDLSLIAEEDGDRLAFKFEYSTRLFQRDTIDRFAAYLQDIVFDVLAHPDKKIQEIKIAHHLAEPEAVFLAGAQGEFGL, from the coding sequence GTGCAGGAGCCGCAAAAACTGGACAAAAGCAATGTTGAAGATATTTTGGCCTTAACCCCGATGCAGTCAGGCATGCTGCTCCAATATTTGAAGGATCCGGATACGACGCAGTATGTAGAGCTGATTGAATTGGGCATCAGCGGTGACATCGACACCTCGTTGTTCGAGCAATCGTGGTCATGCGTCGTTCAGGCGAACGAGGCGCTGCGTACCTTGTTCCGGTGGGAAGAGGTGAACCAGCCCGTTCAAATTGTGCTGAAGCAGCATCGGCCCGTCATTCGTTACGAGAACTATTCCGAACTGGACGAGGAGGCCCGGGCGCGCCAGATCGCGGCGCGGATTGCCGCCGACAGACAGGAGAAGTTCAAGCTGGATCAGGTGCCGTTCCGGCTGACGCTATGCAAGCAGACTGGACGGAATCATACGCTGCTCATCAGCTTCCACCATATTTTATTGGACGGATGGAGCACCGGCATTCTGTTGAAGGAATGGCTGGGCGCCTATCGCATGCTGGCGCAAGGGATGAAGCCGGAGCTGCGGCGCAAGCCGCCGTTCAAGCAGTTCGTCGCCTTGCTGCAGCAGCAGGACAAGAAGAAGCAAGCGAGCTATTGGAGCCGGTATCTGCATGAGCTGGAGGCCAAGCCGATTCCGGTATCCAGAGGCGGAGCCAGCCCGGAAAAGGCGTCTATCGCCGTGCATACGGAAAAGCGAAGCGGGACTTATGTTGCGGACCTGCACCGGTTTGCGCGGACAGCGCAAGTGACGCAAGCGGCGCTTTTCTATACCGCCTGGGGCATTTTGCTCCAGCATTATACGAATAGTGATGACGTATTGTTCGGGGTTACCGTATCCGGGCGCAACACAAGCATTTCCGGAATGGAGGATATGGCCGGCTTGTTCATCAACACGCTGCCGCTCCGCCTGAAGGCCGGTCCCGAACATGGCCTGCCCGATCTCCTCGCCGATGTGAATCGTTCCATTCAAGCGCATGAGGAGCATGCGGGCACTTCCTTGACGGACATTAAGGGATACGGCGGGATGCGGACGGAAGGCGTCCCGTTCGATTCGCTGTTGGTGGTGGAGAACTATCCTTTGGATAAGGCGGTTACCAGCGCCGAGGGGCCGCTTGCGATTGCTTCCCATCATATTGAAGAAGAAACCGAGTTCGATCTGACAGTCCGCATTACGGCGGCCGAGGAATTGGAGATGACGTTCGCTTATAACGAGCAGGCGCATCGATCCGACACAGTGGCCAAGCTGGCTTGTCATTACCTCTACATCATCGAGCAAATCATTCAAACCTCTACCCAAGTTACGGCCTACCACGAGACGAGACTGCAGGATATCGGCATCCTTACCGCGGAAGAGCGGGAACAAATTCGGCATTTCAATCTGACAACCGCCAGCTATCCCCGTGAGAAGACCATTCACGAATTGTTCGAGGAACAGGTCCGGCTAGCGCCTGAAGGCACGGCCGTCACGGATGAACAGAGATCCTGCACCTACCGGGAGCTCAATGAGCAAGCCAACCGGATTGCCCGCGCGCTGCGGGCGGATGGAGTGGAACGCGGCCAAGTTGTCGGGTTGATGGCGAATCGCTCCATCGACATGATCGCCGGCATTTTCGGGATTCTCAAAGCGGGTGGCGTCTATTTACCGCTTGACTCTGCTCATCCGGCTGAACGGATCGCCTATATGCTGCAAGACGGGAAAGTAGGCACAGTACTGGCTTCGGCCGGTCTTGAGCCGCTTGTGCCGGAACAGACGAAGGTATGGGTGTTGAACGAAGCGCTGCTTGGTTGCGGCGAAGCAACCGACATGCCATCGGTGAACGGGCCGGAGCACCCGGCCTATGTGATGTACACCTCAGGGTCGACCGGTACGCCCAAGGGCGTGGCGGTCGGCCACCGCAATGTCGTGCGGCTGGTCCGCAATACGAATTACGTGCAGGTGGAGGCGGGCGACTGCATGCTTCAGGCAGGGGCCATCGGCTTCGACGCTCTCACGTTCGAGGTATTCGGGGCACTGCTGAATGGGGGAAGCCTGCACATTGCGGATAAGCATACACTGCTTGACAGCAGCAGACTGGATGCCTTTTTGCGGTCGCGGAACATTTCGGTCGCCCTGCTGACGCCGGCGCTCTTCAACCAGCTGGCGCAGCAGCGGCCGCAGATGTTCGCCGGCTTGCGGCATCTTATTGTCGGCGGCGATGTCTTGTCGCCGAAGCACATCGAAGCGGTCCGGCAGGCATGCCCGGGGCTCGCGATGTGGAACGCGTACGGTCCGACCGAGAATACGGTCATTTCGACCTGCTTCCGCATCGATCGCGAGTATGCCGAGCATATTCCGATTGGCCCGCCGATTAGCAACTCCACGGCCTATATTGTGGACCGCCACGATAACCTGCTGCCGATAGGCGTTCCCGGCGAACTGCTCGTGGGCGGGGACGGGGTGGCGCTCGGCTACTTGAACCAGCCTGAGCTGACATCGGAGAAATTCGTTCCCGATCCGTATTGTCCCGGGGGCGTCATGTACCGGACGGGGGATATGGCCTGTTGGCAGGAGGACGGAAGCCTTGAATATATGGGACGGATCGATCAGCAGGTCAAGATTCGCGGCCACCGCATCGAGATCGGTGAAATCGAGACGATGCTCCTCCGGCATCCATCGGTTCAGGAAGCGGCGGTAACGGCGCTGCAGCGGGGCGGCCACACCGAATTATGCGCGTACGTGGTTGCTTCCGGGCAGGCTCCGGTGTCCGAGCTGCGGGATTATCTGGCCGCCACATTGCCGGATTACATGATCCCGTCCCATGTCGTTCCGCTGGAGCACATTCCGCTTACGCCGAACGGGAAGCTTGACCGCAAGGCCCTGCCCGCGCCTGCGGAGCGCGTCCGTTCCGCCCGGGATGCGGCATTGCCGCGGACAGAGCTGGAACGGCTCATTGCGGAAGCGTGGCAGGCCGTGCTTGAGCTGGAGAGCGTAAGCATCCACGATAAATACTTTGAAGTCGGAGGCAACTCCATCAATCTGATTCAGCTCCAGAGCAAGCTGCAAAGGCAGTTGAAGCGTGAAGTGCCTATCGTCACGCTGTTCCAATACCCGACCGTGCATGAGTTGGCGGCCCATTTGGCGGGGGAAGCGGACGGGACACGGGGCCGGGCCAGCGAGCAGGCAGCGGCAAGCCGTGAGGATGAGCCGCATTCCCAAGCTGCCGCCGGTTCGGCAAGGCCAGGGAATGAAGGCAGCCGCGACATCGCGGTCATCGGGATGGCCGGCAGATTTCCCGGCGCGCGCAGCATCGCCGAATTCTGGAGCAACCTGCAGCAGGGACAGGAGTCGATCTCGTTTTTTACGGATGACGAGCTGGCCGAGTACGGCTTTGACCGCGATCTTTTGCAGCGGCCGGAATTCGTCAAGGCGAAGGGCGTGCTGGATGAGATGGATCACTTCGATCCGGCCTTCTTCGGCTATACTCCCGATCAGGCCGCCATTATGGATCCGCAGGTCCGGCTGCTGCATGAATGCGCTTGGCATGCCCTGGAGGATGCGGGCTGCGATCCGGAACGCTATGGCGGGTCGATCGGACTGTTTGCCGGCGTGACGAACAACTTCCATTGGTTGTCGCAGTTGTCCGAGCGATTGCACGGGAATTTGTCGGACATGTTCGAGGTGGATTCGCTGAACGATACCTATACCGTCAGCACCCGTATTTCCCACAAGCTGAATTTGAGAGGGCCCGCGATCAGCTTGCAAACGGCTTGCTCCACCTCGCTGGTGGCCGTCCATGTGGCGTGCCAGTCCATCCTGAGCGGCGATTGCGATCTGGCCCTGGCCGGCGGCGCATCCATCGTGCTTCCTCATAAATCGGGATACCTGTATCAGGAAGGCATGGTGAAGTCGCCGGATGGGCACTGCCGCTCCTTCGACGCCCAAGCGAAAGGGACGATAGGCGGAGACGGCGTCGGCTTCGTCGCGCTCAAGCCGCTGGAGGCCGCGAAGAAGGACGGAGACCGGATCTATGCGGTCATCAAGGGATCGGCCATCAACAATGACGGCAGCCGCAAGGTCGGTTATACGGCGCCGAGCGTCGAGGGCCAGATGGACGTCATTAAGAGAGCGCTGGCAGCGGCGCAAGTCCCGTCGGATAGCATCACGTACGTGGAGGCGCACGGATCGGGAACGCCGCTGGGCGATCCGATCGAGATCGAAGCGCTGACGAAGGCATTCCAGACGGATAGAACCGGCTTTTGCCGCATTGGCTCCGTCAAAACGAACATCGGCCATCTGGACGCCGCGGCGGGCGTAGCCGGCTTGATGAAGACGGCGTTGGCGCTTCATCATAAGCGGATTCCGCAGAGCCTTCATTTTGAGACGCCGAATCCGAACATCGATTTCGCCAACAGCCCGTTCGTCGTGAATACGGCGCTCGCCGAATGGCGGAACGACGCGGGGCCGCTGCGGGCCGGGGTGAGCTCCTTCGGCATCGGCGGGACGAATGCCCACGTCATTCTGGAGGAAGCTCCCACGCGCGAAGCGGGAGGAGATGGGCGGTCGAGCCAACTGCTGGCGCTGTCGGCCCGGACGCCGGCTGCGCTGGATGCGATGACGGCCAACCTGGGCGCCTATCTTGACGAGCGCCGCGAGCTCTGTCTCGCGGATGTCGCGTACACGCTGCAGAGCGGCCGCAGGCATTTCAAGTATCGGCGCATCCTGTCCTGCGACACGATCGGGGAAGCGATTGAGGCGTTGACGCCAGTTGAAGGCAGGAACAGCTTCGATGAACGGAAAGTAGTCACCTTCGCCGCGGACGATGGGGGCAGTCCAGTCGTGTTCATGTTCTCCGGGCAAGGCTCGCAATACGTCAATATGGGAGCGGACTTATACCGGGACGAGCCGGTGTTCCGCGCAGAAATGGATCGCTGCTTCCGTCTGTACCGGGACATTGCCGGCCGCGATATGAAGGAAATACTGTACCCGTCCGGGGATGCGGAAGCGGCAGCCCTGCAACTGAATCAGACGAAGCATATCCAGCCGGTGATGTTCATGTTTGAATATGCGCTGGCGCGGCTTGTCATGGCGTGGGGAGTGAAGCCGGAAGCGATGATCGGCTACAGCTTCGGCGAGTTCACAGCCGCCTGCCTCGCGGATGTCATGTCGCTCGAAGATGCAATGCGGCTCATCATCTTGCGCGGGGAGCTGATGCAGCAGGTGCCGGCGGGTGCGATGCTCAGCGTGCCATTGCCCGAGCAGGAGGTAAGGCTCCGTCTTGACGGCAGCCTCTCGCTGGCCGTCGTGAACGGACCGTCGTGCATTGTGTCGGGCACGGAGGAAGAGATCGCCGCGTTCGAGCACAGAATGAAGGCGGAGAAAATCATGTGCATGAGATTGCCGGTAGCGACGGCAGGACATTCTTCGCTGCTGCACGCGGTGAAGGAACCGTTCGCCGCCGCCATGCGCCAAGTGCGCCTGCGTCCTCCTGCCCTACCGTATGTCTCCACGACCACGGGCACCTGGATCACCGCGGAAGAAGCGGCTGACCCGGATTATTGGATTCGGCACTTGACGGATACGGTCCGCTTTGCCGACGGCATGGCGCTGCTGGTTCAAGAGCCGCGCAGACTGTTCGTCGAGATCGGTCCCGGCCACGACTTAACGCTGCTCGCGCGCCGGCATCTCGGCAGCGGCCGCGAACAACAGGCTCTCAACCTTGTGCGTCCGGCCCAGCGCGGCGGATCGGACAGCGCCTTGCTGGTCAACCGGATCGGCAGGCTGTGGCTGCATGGCCAGTCCATCGATTGGCAAGCGTTCCATGGGGAAGTCCGCGCCATTATCTCCTTGCCGTCCTATCCGTTCGCCCGGGAGCGCTATTGGCCTCAAGCCTCCGGAGGCGCGCTGGCGGCGCCGGGAACGGCCCGGAGCAAGGGACGGCCAGCAAGCGGACAGATGGGCAAGCAGACCGACATGTCCGATTGGTTCTATGTGCCGACATGGAAGAAATCTCCAACCGCCGCAAGCCGGAAGGGAGACGCCGCCGCAAGCTGGAAGGAAGACACTGCGGGGAATTGGCTTGTCTTCGCCGACGGCGCAGGATTGGCCGCAGACCTTGTCAAGCATCTCTCCGAACGAGGAGCCCAAGTCGTTACCGTACGGGCAGGAGAGAGGTTTGAGCAAGAAGGGACGATGCAGTATACGGTTCACCCGCGGAACGAGCGGCATTACGCGAAGCTGTTCTCGGAATTGCAAGCAGACGGGCGGCTGCCGAACCGAATGCTGCATGCCTGGGGCGTATCCGCTCCGTCCAGATCGGACCAGCAGTGGATACGGACCGCGCAGGATCTCGGGTTCTACAGTGTGCTGTACACGGCCAAAGCATTGAAACAGCAGCAGGCCCGGGAAGAAATGCGCATGTGGGTCGTAACCGACAGCATGCATGCTATCGCCGGCGAGCCCGTCCTGTATCCGGAGAAGGCGACGGTGCTCGGCCCGTGCCGGGTGATTCCGCAGGAGCTTCCGCATATTCAGTGCCGCAGCATCGATATCGTCTTGCCGGAAGCGGGGAGCTGGCAGCGGGACAGGCTTGTTGGGCGCCTGCTGGACGAATTCGGGGCTGCCGGAACCGAGTTGGCGGTAGCCTATCGCGATAACGCGCGGTGGGTGCTCGACTATGAGCCGTTCACAATAAGCGAGCCCGAGGCTCAGACGCAGGGGCCGCGTCAAGGCGGAGTCTATTTGATTACGGGCGGGCTAGGATATATTGGCCACACGCTTGGCGGTTATCTGGCCAGAAGCGTACAGGCGAAGCTGGCGCTCACCAGCCGTTCCCTGTTCCCGCCCCGCGCGGAGTGGGATACATGGCTGTCTGTCCATGGGAAGGAAGATGCCGTCAGCGTCCAGATTGGCAAGCTGCGCCAGCTCGAAGCCCAGGGGGCGGAAGTACTCGTGCTGTCCGCGGACGCAGCCGATCAAGGACAAATGGAGACGGTCATCCGGCAGGCTGAAGCGGCGTTCGGCCCATTGAACGGGGTCATTCACGCGGCCGGGATGACGGGGGATGCCGCCTTCCGGATGCTGGAGGAGACGGACGAACTGTTATGCGAGCAGCATTTCCGGGCGAAAATGTATGGCCTGCTCGTCCTGGAGCAGGTGCTGGCAGGCAAGGAGCTGGATTTCTGCCTGCTCGCATCATCGCTTTCTCCGATGCTGGGCGGCTTGGGCTTTTCGGCCTACGCGGCGGCGAACCATTTCATGGACGCCTTTGTACATGATCGCAACCGCCGCCAGCGCATTCCGTGGACGAGCGTCAACTGGGACGGCTGGCAGCTGGAGGCGGATCAGACGATTCGCGGGCAAGCGGGCGCTTCGATTTCCGAGCTGCTCATTGCGCCCGCCGAGGGAGTCGAGCTGCTGCGGCGCTTGCTGTCTGTGCGGGACATGAGCCAGATCGTCATCTCGACCGGCGATCTGGGCGCGCGGATCGACAAGTGGGTAAGACGGGAGGGGCAGCAAGAGGAACCGGAAGCATTCCGACACGGAGAGGGTTCCTATTACTCCCGGCCGGCGCTGTCCGGCGAATATGTGGCTCCTGCCACGGAGACGGAGCGGAAGCTGTGCGGAATGTGGGAGCAGTTTTTCCGCATCGACCGGATCGGCGTGCAGGACGACTTTTTCGAGCTGGGCGGCGACTCGCTCAAAGCGATTACGGTCGTCTCCGCGATTCACAAAGAGCTGAGTGTCGAGATCGGCCTGCCCGTTTTTTTCAATATGCCAACGATTCAGCAGTTGTCCGCTTATATCGACGGGGCGGAACGGAGCGCTTATCACGACATCGAATCGGCCGAGGCGAAGGACTATTACGAGCTGTCCTCGGCGCAGAAGCGTCTCTATTTGATTCAGCAGATGGAGCAGGGGCATACGGGATATAACGAAATCGTCGCGGGCGTCTTGGAAGGACGGCTGGACCGGACCCGCTTGGAAGCGGCGCTGCGGCGGCTGGTCGAGCGCCATGAAAGCCTGCGCACATCGTTCGAACTCGTTAACGGCAAGCCGATGCAGAAAATTAACGAAGCCGTCGCGATCGAGCTGGAATACGAGGACTACAGCGCCGCCGTCACGCCGCTCGACAGCCTTGACGGCGAGGAGAAGATGGATGACCGAATTCGTGCCGCAGTGGCGACATTCGTGCGTTCCTTTGACTTGACCCGGGCGCCGCTGATGCGCGCCGGACTGATCAAGCTCGGGGAAGAGCGGCACGTGTTGATGGTCGATCTGCACCATATCGTCTCCGATGGCTTGTCGCAGGATATTTTCGTCAACGACTTCCTGGCCCTGTATGCCGGACGGGAATTGCCAGAGCTGCCGCTGCAATACAAAGATTTTTCCGAATGGCAAAACCGGATGATGGACACGGACGAGATGAAACGGCAGGGGGCGTTCTGGTTGGAGCGGCTGAAGGACGCTCCGCGGCTGTCGTTGCGCACGGACTATCCTCGTCCGGACACGAGAAGCTTCGCCGGCAGCCTCGTTCCGTTCGAGCTGGATGCAGAGCGGACCCAAGGCTTGAAGTCGCTCTGCCTGAAGGAAGACGTGACGTTGTTCATGGCCTTGCTCGCCATCTTCAACCTGCTGCTGGCCAAAGTGTGCGGGCAGGACGACATCGTGGTCGGGACGCCGGTAGTCGGCCGCAAGCAGCAAGCGCTGCAGCTTATTGTCGGCAAGTTCGTCAACATGCTTCCGCTGCGCAACCGGCTGCAGGAAGAGATGAGCTTCCGCAATCTGCTTCAAGCCGTGCGATCGACGACACTGGACGCCTTCGCTCATCAGGATTTCCAATTCGAGGAAATGGTGCAGCAGGCGGGAAGGGAACGCGAACTGGGGCGCAATCCGATTTTTGATGTCGTGTTCGCCTTGCAGAACATGCAGAATCCGGAGATGAGCATTCCTGGCTTGATACTGAAGCCATTCCCGTTCATTCACGACGCGTCCCATTTCGACTTGTCGCTTATCGCGGAAGAGGACGGAGACCGGCTGGCGTTCAAGTTCGAATACAGCACCCGTCTGTTTCAGCGTGACACAATCGATCGTTTTGCTGCATACCTGCAGGATATCGTGTTTGACGTGCTGGCCCATCCGGACAAGAAGATACAAGAGATTAAGATTGCGCATCATCTGGCCGAGCCGGAGGCCGTATTCCTTGCCGGCGCCCAGGGGGAATTCGGATTATGA